From the genome of Aquipuribacter sp. SD81:
ACGCGTCCGACGGCGGCGCCCCGGCCGCCGACGGGACGCAGGAGCTGGCGGCCGGCGCCCGCGGCGTCGCCGACGGCCACGACCGGCTCGCCGACGGGCTGCCGGCGCTCACCGACGGCATCGGCGCGACCGCGACCGGCGCCCAGGCGCTCGCGGACGGCTCCGGGCAGCTGGCCGACGGGGCTCGCGAGCTCGCCGACGGCAGCTCGGCGCTCGCCGAGGGCGTCGGCGCGACCGCGACCGGCGCCCGCGCGCTCGCGGACGGTTCCGGGCAGCTGGCCGACGGGGCGCGGGAGCTCGCCGACGGCACGTCGCAGCTCGCCGACGGCGCGGGTGGCGCCGCGGACGGTGCCGGCCGGCTCGCCGACGGCACGTCGCAGCTCGCCGAGGGCGCCGGGGAGCTCGCCGACGGCACCGACGAGCTGGCGAGCGGCCTGCGCGAGGGCGCGGCCCAGGTGCCGGACTACGACGAGGGGCAGGTCGCGCGGCTCGCAGACGTGGTCGCCCGGCCCGTCGAGACCGTCACCACGGAGGGCGACGGCATCGCCGGCCCCGTGCTCGACCGGGCCGTGGCCTACCTCGCGGCGCTCGCGCTCGGCATCGGTGCGCTCGCGACCTTCCTCGTCCTGCCCGCCGTGCCGCGGCGGGCCGTGAGCAGCCGCCTCGGCTCGGTGGCGCTCGCGGCGCGCGCCTTCGCCCCCGGCGCCGTGGTCGCCCTCGTCCAGGCCACGACGGTCGCCGCCGTCCTCGCGTGGCTCGTCGACGCGTCGGTGCCCACCGCGCTCGCCCTGTGGGCCGCCGCCCTCGTCGTGTCGGCGTCGCTCACCGCGGTCTCGCAGGCGCTCGTCGCGTGGGCCGGCGGCGTGGGGCGCCTCGTCCTCGTCGCGGTGCTCGCGCTCAGCCTGCCCGCGGCGCTGCTCGGCACGGCCCCCGGGCTGCTGCGCACGGTCGTGGCGTGGACGCCGCTCGCGCCCGCGACGGAGGCCCTGCAGCGCACGGCGCTCGGCGCGCCAGGGGCGGCGGGGGCCGTCGTGCTGCTGCTCGTGTGGGGTCTGGCGGCCCTCGCGGCCTCGGTGCTCGCGGTCCGACGCACCCGGGCCGTCGCGGCGCGACGGCTCTTCGGGCTCGCGGCCTGAGGGGCCCGTATACCCACCCGACTGTCCACACAAACCCCGGACGGTCGCCATCACCTCTTGACGTCAAGTATCGTCGTTACCGTTCCGAAACACAGGACCGGGACACGACGACCCCCCGGCCACCCGGGTGCCCCTGTCCCGGGTGCCGTCACCCCGGTCCCGCACCACGACCTGCCACCTGCCCCGAAGGATCACCGCGTGCACGTCCGCCTGCCCAGCACCGCCCTGGCCGTCCTCACGGCCGTCGCCGTCGCCCTGGTCCCGGCCACCGCCGCGTCCGCGTCCGTCCAGGACTCGCGCGAGGAGGTCCAGCAGGCGCGCGAGGAGGTCGCGCAGCTCGGCCGTGAGGTCGAGGCGGCCGCCGCGGAGTACGAGGAGGTCGAGGCCCGGCTCGCGGAGCAGGAGGCGCGCGCGGAGTCCGCCGGGGCCCGTGCCGCGGCGCAGGCCCGGACCATCGCCCGCATCGAGGACGAGCTCGTGGTCATGGCCGTCGAGGCCTACAAGCTGGGCGGGGTCGACCCCAAGCTGCAGCTGCTCGCCTCCGGCTCGCTCGACATGGCCCGCTCCACCGACGAGCTCGGCGTGGTCGCCGGCCGCAAGGGCGCCTCGCTCGACACGCTGCGCGAGGCGCAGGTCGAGCTCGAGCGGCTCCGCGCCGAGGAGCAGGCCTCGCTGGCCGAGGTCGAGGCCCTCGAGGCCGAGCTCGTCGAGCGTCGCGCCGCCATCGAGAAGAAGCTCGACGGGGCCAAGGACGCCCTCGCGGTCGCCGAGCGCGAGCATCGGGCGCGCGTGGCCGCCGAGCAGCAGCGCCAGGCCGAGCTCGCCGCCTCCCGGGCGCGTGACGAGCGGGCCGCCGCCGACGCGGAGCTGCAGGCCCAGCAGGCCGGCGCCGCCACCCTGTCCGACGTGTCCGGGAGCGGTGGCGGCATGGCCATGCCCGCGAGCGGCCCCATCACCTCGCCCTTCGGCTGGCGGACCCACCCGGTGTACGGCGACCGCCGCTTCCACAAGGGCATCGACGTCGGCGCGTCCTGCGGGACCCCGGTCGTCGCGGCCCGCTCCGGCAGCGTGACGTCCGCGAGCTGGCACGGCAGCTACGGCAACATCATCGTGGTCGAGCACGGCGACGGGCTCAGCACCGCCTACGCCCACCTGCAGGGCTTCGCCACGGGCGGCGGCTCGGTCGAGCGGGGCCAGGTCATCGGCTACGTCGGCACCACCGGCCTGTCGACCGGCTGCCACCTGCACTTCGAGGTGCGCCAGGGCGGCGAGCCCGTCAACCCGATGGGCTACCTCTGACGGTCGGCCCCGGGGGGTGCCGCTGACGGCGGCGTGACGCCACCGGCGCCACGGACCGCACCCGCCCCGCCCGTGCGTCCCGCGTCGACGGCGGCGCCGATCTCCACGAGGTGCGCCACGACCGTGCGCACGGCCAGGCGCTCCAGCCGGTCCGGCCGGCACAGCGCCACGATGCTGCGCGAGGCGTGCACGTCGACGAGGGGTCGGAGCACCACGTCGTCGCCGGGCGCGGTGCTGAAGCGCGGCAGCACGGCCAGCCCCGTGCCGGCCGCGACGAGCGCGCGGACGAGCTGGTTGTCGCGGATGCGCACCACCCGCTCCAACGGCGCCCCGAGGCGCTGCTCGACCCCGAGCAGGATGGTGTCGAAGGGGTAGCCCGGCGGCACCCCCACCCAGCGCGTCCCCGCGAGGTCCGACGGCGCGAGCGAGGCCCGGTCCGCCAGCGGGTGGTCGACCGGGAGCGCGACGTCGAGCGGCTCGTGCGCGAGCACGCGGACGGCCAGGCCGGCCGAGCCCTGCGGCGGACCCGTGGTCGGGCTGTGCCCGATGACGACGTCGGCGTGCACGGTGCGGGCGGCGACGTCCGCCTCCGCGAGGTCGTGGTCGT
Proteins encoded in this window:
- a CDS encoding LysR family transcriptional regulator, yielding MELRHLELLRDLAALGSLTRVAAATHRTPSALSQQLRVATREAGVPLVEPFARGLRLTAEGRLLADGADEVLAASARLRARLEAVRGEPAGRVVVDTLPSAGTVLLPALVHRLRGSAVVLDLDDHDLAEADVAARTVHADVVIGHSPTTGPPQGSAGLAVRVLAHEPLDVALPVDHPLADRASLAPSDLAGTRWVGVPPGYPFDTILLGVEQRLGAPLERVVRIRDNQLVRALVAAGTGLAVLPRFSTAPGDDVVLRPLVDVHASRSIVALCRPDRLERLAVRTVVAHLVEIGAAVDAGRTGGAGAVRGAGGVTPPSAAPPGADRQR
- a CDS encoding peptidoglycan DD-metalloendopeptidase family protein; translation: MHVRLPSTALAVLTAVAVALVPATAASASVQDSREEVQQAREEVAQLGREVEAAAAEYEEVEARLAEQEARAESAGARAAAQARTIARIEDELVVMAVEAYKLGGVDPKLQLLASGSLDMARSTDELGVVAGRKGASLDTLREAQVELERLRAEEQASLAEVEALEAELVERRAAIEKKLDGAKDALAVAEREHRARVAAEQQRQAELAASRARDERAAADAELQAQQAGAATLSDVSGSGGGMAMPASGPITSPFGWRTHPVYGDRRFHKGIDVGASCGTPVVAARSGSVTSASWHGSYGNIIVVEHGDGLSTAYAHLQGFATGGGSVERGQVIGYVGTTGLSTGCHLHFEVRQGGEPVNPMGYL